A single genomic interval of Campylobacter sp. MIT 12-8780 harbors:
- the rplV gene encoding 50S ribosomal protein L22, whose amino-acid sequence MSKALIKYIRLSPTKARLIAKEVQGMNAELALASLQFTPNKGARYIANAIKTAVANGNFEANEVIVSSCRVDAGSVLKRFRPRARGSASRIRKPTSHILVEVAKQVEKEAQKVEAKKTAPKAKTSATAKPKASKAPAKKATAKKED is encoded by the coding sequence ATGAGTAAAGCATTGATTAAATATATCAGATTATCGCCTACTAAGGCAAGACTTATCGCTAAAGAAGTGCAAGGTATGAATGCTGAACTTGCATTAGCAAGCCTTCAATTTACCCCAAATAAGGGTGCAAGATACATAGCAAATGCGATTAAAACAGCAGTTGCAAATGGAAATTTTGAAGCTAATGAAGTCATAGTAAGCTCATGCAGAGTAGATGCTGGCTCTGTGCTTAAAAGATTTAGACCAAGAGCAAGAGGGAGTGCAAGTCGTATTAGAAAGCCTACTTCTCATATCTTGGTAGAAGTTGCTAAACAAGTTGAAAAAGAAGCTCAAAAAGTAGAGGCTAAAAAAACAGCACCAAAGGCTAAAACTTCAGCCACAGCTAAGCCAAAAGCAAGCAAAGCACCAGCGAAAAAAGCCACAGCAAAGAAGGAAGATTAA
- the rpsS gene encoding 30S ribosomal protein S19 gives MARSLKKGPFVDDHVMKKVIAAKKANDNKPIKTWSRRSTIIPDMIGLTFNVHNGKSFIPVYITENHIGYKLGEFAPTRTFRGHKGSVQKKIGK, from the coding sequence ATGGCTAGATCACTGAAAAAAGGTCCTTTTGTCGATGATCATGTAATGAAAAAAGTCATCGCAGCAAAAAAGGCAAATGATAATAAGCCTATAAAAACATGGAGCAGACGTTCAACCATAATCCCAGATATGATAGGATTAACCTTTAATGTTCATAACGGCAAAAGCTTCATTCCAGTGTATATCACTGAAAATCACATAGGCTATAAGCTTGGTGAGTTTGCACCAACACGCACATTTAGAGGGCATAAAGGCTCTGTGCAAAAGAAAATCGGTAAGTGA
- the rplB gene encoding 50S ribosomal protein L2, with product MAIKTYKPYTPSRRYITGLSSEDITAKPSVRSLLVKLSTHAGRNSYGRITSRHKEAGAKKLYRIIDFKRRKFGVEGKVEAIEYDPYRTCRIALIAYKDGDKRYILQPRGLKVGDIIAAAESGLDIKPGNAMKLKNIPVGTIVHNVELKPGKGGQMIRSAGAYAQLMGKEEKYVILRLASGEMRQVLAECMASIGEVGNEDWANITIGKAGRNRHRGIRPQTRGSAMNPVDHPHGGGEGKKNSGRHPVTPWGKPTKGAKTRRKKASDKLIISRRKGK from the coding sequence ATGGCGATTAAAACTTATAAACCATATACTCCAAGTAGGCGTTATATCACTGGCTTAAGCTCTGAAGACATCACAGCAAAGCCAAGTGTAAGGTCTTTACTTGTAAAGCTTTCTACTCATGCTGGACGCAATAGTTACGGACGCATTACAAGTCGCCACAAAGAAGCAGGTGCGAAAAAGCTTTATAGAATCATCGATTTTAAACGTCGTAAATTTGGCGTTGAAGGCAAGGTAGAAGCTATAGAATACGATCCATACAGAACTTGCCGTATAGCACTTATTGCTTATAAAGATGGTGATAAACGTTATATACTTCAACCAAGAGGCTTAAAGGTAGGCGATATTATAGCAGCAGCTGAAAGCGGACTTGATATAAAACCGGGCAATGCTATGAAGCTTAAAAATATCCCAGTTGGAACCATAGTGCATAATGTAGAGCTTAAACCGGGCAAAGGCGGACAAATGATACGCAGTGCTGGAGCTTATGCGCAGCTTATGGGTAAGGAAGAAAAATATGTTATCTTGCGTTTAGCCAGCGGAGAAATGCGTCAGGTTTTAGCTGAATGTATGGCAAGTATTGGTGAGGTTGGCAATGAAGATTGGGCAAATATCACTATAGGTAAAGCAGGACGCAATCGCCACAGAGGAATTCGCCCTCAAACAAGAGGTTCGGCAATGAACCCAGTTGATCACCCACATGGTGGTGGTGAAGGCAAGAAAAATTCAGGTCGTCACCCAGTTACACCTTGGGGCAAACCAACTAAGGGTGCAAAAACGCGTCGTAAAAAAGCAAGCGATAAGCTTATAATCTCAAGAAGAAAAGGAAAATAA
- a CDS encoding 50S ribosomal protein L23: MADITDIKSILYTEKSLNLQERGVVVIQTSPKMTKNSLKAVLKEYFGVSAEKINSLRMDGKVKRFRGRIGQRNDYKKFYVKLPEGVSLESKEA; the protein is encoded by the coding sequence ATGGCAGATATTACAGATATAAAAAGCATACTCTACACTGAAAAAAGCTTGAATTTACAAGAACGAGGTGTGGTAGTGATCCAAACAAGTCCTAAGATGACAAAAAATAGCCTTAAAGCAGTGCTTAAAGAGTATTTTGGCGTGAGTGCTGAAAAGATCAATTCTTTAAGAATGGACGGCAAAGTCAAACGTTTTAGAGGACGTATAGGACAAAGAAATGATTATAAGAAATTTTATGTAAAGCTTCCTGAAGGGGTAAGCTTAGAAAGTAAGGAGGCTTAA
- the rplD gene encoding 50S ribosomal protein L4: MSKVVVLNDKFEKASELDLPQSYAQINPHNLYLYVKSYLASLRANNAHTKNRSEVSGGGKKPWRQKGRGGARAGSTRTNVWVGGGVAFGPTNNKNYFQKVNKKQKRLALERALAEKAEKGALFAVPSLIVESGKSKDAQAIIKKLNLKDVLIVKDFVDEKTFLAFRNLAHCYVVDLSEVNAYLIAVFKAVIIEEQALKTLTKEA, translated from the coding sequence ATGAGTAAAGTAGTAGTTTTAAATGATAAATTTGAAAAAGCAAGTGAGCTTGATTTACCACAAAGCTATGCACAAATCAATCCGCATAATCTTTATTTGTATGTAAAATCATATCTTGCAAGCTTAAGAGCAAACAACGCTCACACTAAAAACAGAAGTGAAGTAAGTGGTGGGGGCAAAAAACCTTGGAGACAAAAAGGAAGAGGCGGAGCTAGAGCTGGTTCAACACGAACAAATGTTTGGGTAGGCGGTGGCGTAGCCTTTGGTCCTACAAATAACAAAAATTACTTCCAAAAAGTGAATAAAAAGCAAAAAAGATTAGCCCTAGAAAGAGCTTTGGCTGAAAAGGCTGAAAAAGGTGCTTTATTTGCCGTGCCAAGTTTGATTGTAGAAAGTGGCAAGAGTAAAGATGCTCAAGCTATCATTAAAAAGCTTAATCTTAAAGATGTGCTTATAGTTAAAGATTTCGTTGATGAAAAGACTTTTTTAGCGTTTAGAAATTTAGCACATTGTTATGTGGTTGATCTTAGCGAAGTCAATGCTTATTTAATCGCTGTATTTAAAGCAGTGATCATAGAAGAGCAAGCTTTAAAAACACTCACGAAAGAGGCGTAA
- the rplC gene encoding 50S ribosomal protein L3: MEYIVEKIGMSRTISNPSIAVTLLKLVNTKVCEVENGKALVAFVKGKAKNKSIAGQQKKYNLSAEFNRFASLEVANTEAGDIDESPLKEAKILKVSFNSKGRGYSGVIKRHGFSGGPASHGSRFHRRHGSIGNREWPGRVQPGMKMAGHYGNEKITVKNELISYDAENKILVLKGAVPGYNGAMGRIRIAK; the protein is encoded by the coding sequence ATGGAATATATCGTAGAAAAAATAGGTATGAGCAGAACCATTTCTAATCCAAGTATAGCTGTAACCTTGCTTAAATTAGTCAATACTAAAGTATGTGAGGTAGAAAATGGCAAAGCCTTAGTCGCTTTTGTAAAAGGTAAAGCAAAAAACAAAAGCATAGCTGGACAACAAAAAAAATACAATCTTTCAGCTGAATTTAACCGCTTTGCAAGCCTAGAAGTAGCCAATACTGAAGCTGGCGATATCGATGAAAGCCCACTAAAAGAGGCTAAAATTTTAAAAGTAAGCTTTAATTCAAAAGGTCGAGGCTATAGCGGTGTGATTAAAAGACACGGCTTTTCAGGCGGTCCGGCAAGTCATGGTTCAAGATTTCACAGAAGACATGGTTCTATTGGTAATAGAGAGTGGCCAGGTCGTGTGCAACCGGGTATGAAAATGGCTGGACATTATGGCAATGAAAAGATCACTGTTAAAAATGAACTCATTTCATATGATGCTGAGAATAAAATCCTTGTGCTTAAAGGAGCAGTTCCAGGATATAATGGTGCAATGGGTAGAATAAGGATAGCCAAATGA
- the rpsJ gene encoding 30S ribosomal protein S10: MERIRLKLKAYDHRVLDRTVAAIVEAVKRTGADIRGPVPMPTKIKRYTVLKSPHINKDSREQFELRIHARMLDIVAATPDTVDSLTKLDLAPEVNVEVRAMGK; the protein is encoded by the coding sequence ATGGAAAGGATTAGGCTTAAGCTTAAAGCTTATGATCACCGGGTTCTTGATAGAACAGTTGCAGCCATAGTTGAGGCTGTTAAAAGGACTGGTGCGGACATTCGTGGTCCTGTGCCAATGCCAACAAAAATCAAACGTTACACCGTTTTGAAATCTCCACATATCAATAAAGATTCAAGAGAACAATTCGAGCTTAGAATTCACGCAAGAATGCTTGATATAGTAGCAGCTACACCTGATACAGTGGATTCTTTAACCAAACTTGACTTAGCCCCAGAGGTAAATGTCGAAGTTAGGGCTATGGGTAAGTAA
- a CDS encoding TfoX/Sxy family protein — MASSVEFKDFVLECLQNCESGFDFKTRKMFGEYCFYMLDKSYEAKPCFLLCDDTLFVKAHKELESLLCENEKAKPFEKAKLWHVLDPENLELLKQVVQTLALIKT, encoded by the coding sequence ATGGCAAGTAGCGTGGAATTTAAAGACTTTGTTTTAGAATGCTTGCAAAACTGCGAAAGTGGATTTGATTTTAAAACAAGAAAAATGTTTGGCGAGTATTGTTTTTATATGCTTGATAAAAGCTATGAAGCCAAGCCTTGCTTTTTGCTATGCGATGACACGCTTTTTGTCAAAGCGCACAAAGAGCTTGAAAGCTTACTTTGTGAAAATGAAAAAGCCAAACCCTTTGAAAAAGCAAAGCTTTGGCATGTGCTTGATCCTGAAAATTTAGAGCTTTTAAAGCAAGTCGTGCAAACTTTGGCTTTGATTAAGACTTGA
- a CDS encoding RBBP9/YdeN family alpha/beta hydrolase, protein MKKILSIFMVVCSCFGITFANDATLSQKKIYIVHGYAANKNAHWFSWLKNKLEAKGVSVEVLDMPDSLDPKLDKWLATLQNSIKNVDENTFIIGHSLGCITTLRFIESLDENKRLGGVLLVSGFYEPLSILPVLDPFVKEPLQNKKLIKMINKRIVLSAKDDVIVPTILSENLAKAINAKFVQMPKGNHFMEEDGFKELPMALQLIEEELQ, encoded by the coding sequence ATGAAAAAGATTTTATCTATTTTTATGGTGGTATGCTCTTGTTTTGGCATTACATTTGCAAATGATGCAACGCTAAGCCAAAAGAAAATCTATATAGTGCATGGTTACGCAGCAAACAAAAACGCTCACTGGTTTTCTTGGCTTAAAAATAAGCTCGAGGCCAAAGGCGTAAGTGTTGAGGTGCTTGATATGCCAGATAGCCTTGATCCAAAGCTTGATAAATGGCTTGCTACTTTGCAAAACTCGATAAAAAATGTCGATGAAAATACCTTTATCATTGGACATAGCTTAGGTTGTATCACCACACTTCGCTTTATCGAGAGTTTAGATGAGAACAAAAGGCTTGGTGGCGTGCTTTTGGTGAGTGGATTTTATGAGCCTTTAAGCATTTTACCTGTGCTTGATCCTTTTGTCAAAGAACCTTTGCAAAACAAAAAACTAATCAAAATGATCAACAAACGCATCGTACTTTCAGCAAAAGATGATGTGATCGTGCCAACAATTTTAAGTGAAAATCTCGCCAAAGCTATAAATGCTAAATTCGTGCAAATGCCAAAAGGCAATCATTTCATGGAAGAAGATGGCTTTAAAGAATTGCCTATGGCTTTACAGCTTATCGAAGAAGAGCTTCAATAA
- a CDS encoding MarR family winged helix-turn-helix transcriptional regulator, with amino-acid sequence MQTDLTDCIGFLATDLRDELSATFDERIKEFSLTHKQAGLLWRCYKQKHSQTSIYNFIHLDKNYIRFLIDDLEAKELVFRQKNPENRRENIIYLTQKGEELALKTFKLMLEVQDELMLSCMSKEEQKILHELLLRLFKQRHQTKE; translated from the coding sequence ATGCAAACTGATTTGACGGATTGCATAGGATTTTTAGCAACAGATTTGCGTGATGAGCTATCAGCAACTTTTGATGAGAGGATAAAGGAATTTTCCTTAACGCATAAGCAAGCTGGGCTTTTGTGGAGATGTTATAAGCAAAAACACTCTCAAACAAGTATTTATAACTTCATTCATCTGGATAAAAATTATATTCGTTTTTTGATCGATGATTTAGAGGCTAAAGAGCTTGTGTTTAGGCAAAAAAACCCTGAAAACAGAAGGGAAAATATCATCTACCTTACGCAAAAAGGCGAAGAACTTGCCCTAAAAACCTTTAAGCTTATGCTTGAGGTTCAAGATGAGCTTATGCTTTCTTGTATGTCAAAAGAGGAGCAAAAAATCTTGCACGAGCTTTTACTAAGACTTTTTAAACAAAGGCACCAAACAAAGGAGTAA
- a CDS encoding YceI family protein — MRAKFQFLVFSLSLALLSLSSLEAKEYSVDKSSKIAFIASKFLVVSVEGQFLEFSGNLSLDENNLITALNGEIIISSVDSKDKDRDKHLLEADFLDEPNFPKGNFIMQSYTPKEGLKGEVKGELSLHGVSKIVTFQSELDPSQDKVKLILTSEINIKDFNIQGSFMNGDKIKLDLQTFWNEK; from the coding sequence ATGCGTGCAAAGTTTCAATTTTTAGTATTTAGTCTCAGTTTAGCATTGCTAAGTCTTTCAAGCCTTGAGGCAAAAGAATACAGCGTAGATAAAAGCTCAAAAATCGCTTTTATCGCAAGCAAATTTCTTGTAGTAAGTGTTGAGGGGCAGTTTTTGGAATTTAGCGGAAATTTAAGCCTTGATGAAAACAATCTTATCACAGCTTTAAATGGAGAGATCATCATCAGTTCAGTTGATAGCAAAGATAAAGATAGAGATAAGCACTTGCTTGAGGCTGATTTTTTAGATGAGCCAAATTTCCCAAAGGGTAATTTCATCATGCAAAGTTACACCCCAAAAGAAGGACTTAAAGGCGAAGTAAAAGGCGAGCTTAGCTTACATGGAGTAAGTAAGATAGTAACTTTTCAAAGCGAACTTGATCCTAGTCAAGATAAAGTTAAACTCATACTTACAAGCGAGATTAATATAAAAGACTTTAATATACAAGGTTCTTTTATGAATGGCGATAAAATCAAGCTTGATTTGCAAACTTTTTGGAATGAAAAATAA
- the topA gene encoding type I DNA topoisomerase: protein MKNLIIVESPAKARTIGNFLGKDYEVIASKGHIRDLPKSSFGIKIDDDSFTPEYRISKDHSELVKELKTKAKKAKQVYLATDEDREGEAIAYHIAKAIDKDENSLPRIVFHEITQSAIEHALNNPRKLDMNSVNAQQARRLLDRIVGYKLSPLLGQKIQKGLSAGRVQSAALKIIVDREREIRAFVPLEYFSIDMVFAKDLEAELVEFDKKKIERLTLTNKDRAKLILEACKKAEFKVTNIESKERKLPAPPPFMTSTLQQSASNTLGFNPKKTMMIAQKLYEGVKTHEGVMGVITYMRTDSLNLAKEAVQSAREFIEKNYSKAYLPAKPLAYATKSKGAQEAHEAIRPTNLNFTPQIAAQFLEKDELRLYTLIYNRFLACQMNPAISSNQSVFVSGDKAVFKISGRKILFDGYYKVYGDMDKDKILPELKIDQALKTQKIDMSSHLTEAPPRYSEAGLVKKLESLGIGRPSTYAPTISILTSRDYVKIDKKQLVPSEVAFSVVEVLEKHFGDIVDAEFTSKLENTLDEIAEKKADWQETLKEFYYPFMRKVEEGKTKIASQKTLIKLDESCPQCGGELAIRKGRYGEFVACLNFPKCKYSRNLENKEQVKSPQKKANGTGIICPECQKGEVVERFSKRGKFYGCSEYPKCKFVSNYKPSDEKCEECGSYMIIKELKKGTFLECPKCKIKKQI, encoded by the coding sequence ATGAAAAACCTCATCATCGTAGAATCCCCAGCAAAAGCCAGAACTATAGGCAATTTCTTAGGTAAAGATTATGAGGTTATCGCTTCAAAAGGGCATATTAGGGACTTGCCAAAAAGTAGTTTTGGTATTAAAATCGATGATGATAGCTTCACTCCAGAATACCGCATCTCAAAAGATCACAGCGAGCTAGTAAAAGAGCTTAAAACAAAGGCAAAAAAAGCCAAGCAAGTCTATCTTGCAACTGATGAGGATAGAGAGGGTGAGGCTATAGCTTATCATATTGCTAAAGCTATTGATAAAGATGAAAATTCCTTACCTCGCATAGTTTTTCATGAAATCACTCAAAGTGCGATTGAGCATGCCTTAAACAACCCAAGAAAACTTGATATGAATTCAGTCAATGCCCAGCAAGCAAGGCGTTTGCTTGACCGTATAGTAGGCTATAAACTCAGCCCCTTGCTTGGACAAAAAATTCAAAAAGGGCTTTCAGCTGGCAGGGTGCAAAGTGCCGCGCTTAAGATCATCGTTGATAGAGAAAGGGAAATTAGAGCCTTTGTGCCACTTGAGTATTTTAGTATAGATATGGTTTTTGCTAAAGACTTAGAAGCTGAACTTGTTGAATTTGATAAAAAAAAGATAGAAAGACTCACACTTACGAACAAAGACAGAGCCAAACTCATCTTAGAAGCATGTAAAAAGGCTGAATTTAAGGTTACAAATATAGAAAGCAAAGAAAGAAAACTTCCAGCCCCACCGCCTTTTATGACTTCAACCCTACAACAAAGCGCAAGCAATACACTTGGCTTTAATCCTAAAAAAACTATGATGATCGCTCAAAAGCTCTATGAGGGCGTAAAAACGCACGAAGGCGTGATGGGCGTGATCACTTATATGAGAACAGATAGCTTAAATTTAGCTAAAGAAGCCGTGCAAAGTGCAAGGGAATTTATAGAAAAAAACTATTCAAAGGCTTATTTACCAGCCAAACCTTTAGCGTATGCCACAAAGTCAAAAGGCGCTCAAGAAGCCCATGAAGCTATACGTCCTACGAATTTAAACTTTACTCCCCAAATTGCAGCACAATTTCTTGAAAAAGATGAACTTAGGCTTTATACTTTGATCTATAACCGCTTTTTAGCATGTCAAATGAATCCTGCCATATCATCAAATCAAAGCGTTTTTGTAAGTGGTGATAAGGCTGTGTTTAAGATCAGCGGACGCAAAATCCTTTTTGATGGGTATTATAAAGTATATGGGGATATGGATAAGGATAAAATTTTACCAGAATTAAAAATAGACCAAGCGCTAAAAACTCAAAAAATTGATATGAGTTCTCATCTTACTGAGGCTCCACCTCGTTATTCTGAAGCTGGGCTTGTAAAAAAGCTTGAAAGCCTAGGCATAGGACGCCCTTCAACTTATGCACCGACTATTTCTATACTCACAAGTCGTGATTATGTAAAGATAGATAAAAAACAGCTTGTGCCAAGTGAGGTTGCTTTTAGTGTGGTTGAGGTTTTAGAAAAGCATTTTGGCGATATAGTTGATGCTGAATTTACCTCAAAACTTGAAAATACCCTTGATGAAATAGCTGAAAAAAAGGCAGATTGGCAAGAAACCTTAAAAGAATTTTACTATCCTTTTATGCGAAAAGTAGAAGAAGGCAAGACAAAAATCGCTAGTCAAAAAACCCTTATCAAGCTTGATGAAAGCTGCCCGCAGTGTGGGGGCGAGCTTGCTATCCGTAAGGGTAGATATGGGGAGTTTGTAGCGTGTTTAAATTTCCCAAAATGCAAATACTCAAGAAATTTAGAAAACAAAGAACAAGTCAAAAGCCCACAAAAAAAGGCTAATGGCACAGGTATTATTTGTCCTGAATGTCAAAAAGGAGAGGTTGTTGAACGTTTTAGCAAGAGGGGTAAATTTTATGGTTGTAGTGAATACCCAAAATGCAAATTTGTCAGCAATTATAAGCCAAGCGATGAAAAATGCGAGGAATGTGGCTCTTATATGATCATCAAAGAGCTTAAAAAAGGCACTTTTTTAGAATGCCCTAAGTGTAAAATCAAAAAGCAAATTTAA
- the queC gene encoding 7-cyano-7-deazaguanine synthase QueC → MVKKALCIISGGMDSTTCAYLAKKEGFELVALHFDYAQRTQEKERACFEAICEDLGISLNNRYILNTDFIKIIGANSLTDTNLEIPKNEFGANETPNTYVPFRNGIFLSIAAALAEKHECEAIFIGVVEEDSSGYADCTEAFIKKAEAFINEGRATKLKTQIKTPLIHLKKADIVKLALKEKVPLELTWSCYERQDKACGACDSCLLRLKGFSEAGQKDKIEYI, encoded by the coding sequence ATCGTGAAAAAAGCTTTATGTATCATCAGTGGAGGCATGGATAGCACAACTTGTGCGTATCTGGCAAAAAAAGAAGGTTTTGAGCTTGTGGCTTTGCATTTTGACTATGCTCAAAGAACGCAAGAAAAAGAAAGGGCTTGTTTTGAAGCAATTTGCGAGGATTTGGGTATAAGCTTAAACAATCGCTATATTTTAAATACTGATTTTATCAAGATTATAGGAGCAAATTCGCTTACTGATACTAATCTTGAGATACCTAAAAATGAATTTGGTGCAAATGAAACGCCAAATACTTATGTGCCTTTTAGGAATGGCATTTTTTTAAGTATAGCTGCAGCCTTAGCTGAAAAGCATGAATGCGAGGCGATTTTCATAGGCGTGGTTGAAGAAGATAGTAGCGGTTATGCTGATTGCACTGAAGCTTTTATCAAAAAAGCTGAAGCTTTTATCAACGAAGGCAGGGCTACAAAGCTAAAAACGCAGATAAAAACTCCCCTAATTCATCTTAAAAAAGCTGATATAGTCAAGCTTGCCTTAAAAGAAAAAGTGCCTTTAGAACTAACTTGGAGCTGTTATGAAAGACAAGATAAGGCTTGTGGGGCTTGTGATAGCTGTTTGTTGCGTTTAAAAGGCTTTAGCGAGGCTGGGCAAAAAGATAAGATAGAGTATATTTGA
- the ybeY gene encoding rRNA maturation RNase YbeY, whose protein sequence is MILCQEDMDCDFLQILADELSTKDIELLLVDNEAMKKINFEQRGIDKSTDVLSFPLLDEFDFNLPLGSIVINTELAEQTASKLGHSKQEELALLFLHGLLHLLGYDHEADQGQMRAKEEELILKFKLPKSLIVRTEG, encoded by the coding sequence ATGATACTTTGCCAAGAGGATATGGATTGTGATTTTTTACAAATTTTAGCTGATGAGCTAAGCACTAAGGATATAGAACTTCTTTTAGTGGATAATGAAGCGATGAAAAAGATCAATTTCGAGCAAAGAGGGATTGATAAAAGCACTGATGTATTATCTTTTCCGCTTTTAGATGAGTTTGATTTCAATTTACCACTTGGAAGTATAGTTATTAACACAGAACTAGCCGAGCAAACAGCTAGCAAGCTAGGACACAGCAAGCAAGAAGAGCTGGCTTTGCTTTTTTTGCACGGACTTTTACACTTGCTTGGTTATGATCATGAAGCGGATCAAGGACAAATGAGAGCAAAAGAAGAAGAGCTTATCTTAAAATTTAAACTCCCAAAAAGCCTTATTGTAAGAACTGAGGGCTAA
- a CDS encoding MATE family efflux transporter: MQAIDLEKHSIAKLYFRYFIPSLCAMLALSTYSTIDGIFVGQKLGNDALAAVGIAWPVFPVLIAYELLFSIGAASLSSYYLGKNEPEKARLIFSSVFYFALLSGLVLGFVFFLFCDEIVIFLGASQTIAPLAAEYLEVIFLGSFVIVLHPLLDIFVMNDKRPVLAMVAMISGALSNVVMNYFFIFVFEWGLFGSALATILGHFIGFLILFWHFISKKGQIYFIKVFQFFTLFKSAQNGIAQASAELSASIVMLIANHILGSLGGDRAIATYSVVMYSGIVLFTALLSASQAVQPIASFNYGANAYARLVKILRFGCVFSLMLGSLMYVLSYLFSEHLVILFLQKNEFGGIDEDFLAGCIEAMRIYFLGFILIGFNMSVASFFQSVQKPLSSFIVTISYTLVFVCIFFLILPNFFGIKGIFLSYPLAELCSFFVALAVIFWAFKKGSLKQNKNLQEAKAV, from the coding sequence ATGCAAGCAATCGATCTTGAAAAACACAGCATAGCTAAGCTTTATTTTAGGTATTTTATCCCTTCACTTTGTGCTATGCTTGCACTTTCTACTTATTCTACCATAGATGGCATTTTTGTGGGGCAAAAGCTTGGTAATGACGCTCTTGCTGCTGTTGGTATAGCATGGCCTGTTTTTCCTGTTTTAATTGCTTATGAGCTTTTATTTAGCATAGGCGCAGCAAGTTTAAGCTCTTATTATCTTGGTAAAAATGAGCCTGAAAAAGCAAGGTTGATCTTTAGCTCTGTGTTTTATTTTGCTTTGCTTAGTGGCTTAGTTTTAGGCTTTGTGTTCTTTCTCTTTTGTGATGAAATTGTGATCTTTCTTGGTGCAAGTCAAACCATAGCTCCTTTGGCTGCTGAGTATCTTGAAGTTATTTTTCTTGGTTCTTTTGTCATCGTTTTGCACCCCTTGCTTGATATTTTTGTGATGAATGATAAGCGTCCTGTTTTGGCTATGGTAGCGATGATTAGTGGGGCTTTAAGTAATGTTGTGATGAATTATTTTTTCATTTTTGTTTTTGAATGGGGGCTTTTTGGATCGGCTTTAGCGACGATTTTAGGGCATTTTATAGGCTTTTTGATCTTATTTTGGCATTTTATCTCAAAAAAGGGACAAATTTATTTTATCAAAGTCTTTCAATTTTTTACGCTTTTTAAATCCGCACAAAATGGCATAGCTCAAGCTAGTGCAGAGCTCAGCGCAAGCATTGTTATGCTTATAGCCAATCATATCTTAGGCTCTTTAGGAGGAGATAGAGCAATCGCTACATATAGCGTCGTGATGTATTCTGGTATAGTGCTATTTACAGCCTTGCTTTCAGCTTCACAAGCCGTGCAGCCAATAGCGAGCTTTAATTACGGCGCAAATGCATATGCAAGACTTGTTAAGATACTCCGCTTTGGCTGCGTGTTTAGCCTTATGCTTGGAAGTTTAATGTATGTTTTATCTTATCTTTTTAGCGAGCATTTAGTCATTTTGTTTTTACAAAAAAATGAATTTGGTGGCATTGATGAGGATTTTTTAGCTGGGTGTATAGAGGCGATGCGGATTTATTTTCTAGGCTTTATTTTAATCGGCTTTAATATGAGCGTAGCAAGCTTTTTTCAAAGCGTGCAAAAGCCTTTAAGCTCATTTATCGTCACTATATCTTATACTTTGGTTTTTGTGTGTATATTTTTTCTTATTTTGCCGAATTTTTTTGGTATAAAGGGTATATTTTTAAGCTATCCTTTGGCTGAGCTTTGTTCCTTTTTTGTAGCTTTGGCTGTGATCTTTTGGGCGTTTAAAAAAGGAAGCTTGAAGCAAAATAAGAATTTACAAGAAGCAAAGGCAGTATAA
- a CDS encoding energy transducer TonB family protein, with protein sequence MLLEFVWLHNQTLDKVRIVKSSGHEILDSNVLKVIARAAKNFPQYEKSVRIQIPIVYNLKD encoded by the coding sequence GTGTTGCTTGAGTTTGTTTGGCTACATAATCAAACCCTTGATAAAGTAAGGATAGTCAAAAGTTCAGGACATGAAATTTTAGACTCAAATGTGCTTAAAGTGATCGCTAGGGCTGCTAAAAACTTCCCGCAATACGAAAAAAGCGTGCGAATTCAAATCCCTATCGTGTATAATCTCAAAGATTAA